In the Candidatus Binatia bacterium genome, one interval contains:
- a CDS encoding error-prone DNA polymerase produces MSRLARGSSTPRLPGVSTADYVELRCRSAFSFLTGASLPEDLVARAAALGYGTLALGDRDGVYGAPRLHKAAQAAGLRALVGTEVVLAENPRNRADAGDVRDRNDPPTVDNPTACPLYLLAATRAGYRNLCRLVTQMKLRAAKGQGTVVRTDLEEHAEGLICLLRPAFGIASAHGAVERLGFYREAAVRLSGRYAVKDETPTADRPAPDILLYLKSIFPGRLYIDLQRHLDADEERLNRASIALARQQRLPLVATNDVRHALPAGRALLDVLTCIRARTTLDTAGRRLLRNAERHLKAPAEMAALFRDLPEAVRNTRHIAEQCEFTLADLGYRFPDYPLPPGETPIGHLRTLTYAGARDRYGTLAPRVRRQLEHELAVIGKLDLAGYFLIVWDIVRFCREQGILAQGRGSAANSAVCYALGITAVDAVGMDLLFERFLSEERGEWPDIDIDLPSGDRRERVIQYVYRRYGERGAAMTANVITYRTRSAVREVGKALGFTLAQVDKLARLLNRFELPDSSDALAEQLQAGGVDPTAPRVGLLVDMVQRIQHLPRHLGQHSGGMVIAAGRLDTIVPLEPAAMPGRVVVQWDKDDCADLGIIKVDLLGLGMMAVLEETIPTIREHEGVGIDLAHLPPDDPKTYAMLRAADTIGVFQVESRAQMATLPRLRPGRFYDLVVEVALIRPGPIVGQMVHPYLDRRNGRAPVTYAHPDLEPILKRTLGVPLFQEQLLRMAMVLAGFTGGEAEELRRAMGFKRSVARMQAIEHKLRAGMAARGIAGDVQDAVVRSITSFALYGFPESHAASFALLAYASAYLRAHHLAAFTCAMLNNWPLGFYHPATLVKDAQRHGLRVLPVDVMRSGVRCTLERGDRTSGGYAVKESPLTATPPTDTLSLRLGLRYVAGLRAAAAERIEAERARRRFASVDDVVVRCGLRDDEARTLAHIGALAAFGLTRREALWQVAGVDREPLWQSVEASGRYAVKDHDDERHTPYEGNAPAGHRSNPAPLPEMSLLERTLADYRGTGITVGPHLVKHLRPELTARGAVRACDLPRIRDGRWTKIAGLVIVRQRPGSAKGFCFLTLEDETGTCNAVVTPDMFRRHRTLLHTATLLLVEGPVEKVVASRGPDSEAEVPGSDLKRRRRPQVDKPTSRRSPVVSQPSSAVSDPSGTPSDERQTPVIHVRARRLEALSLPQQQVGLTGRGYRMQVKPDDDEPPPTPKSHDFR; encoded by the coding sequence ATGAGTCGTCTTGCTCGTGGTTCTTCAACGCCTCGACTTCCCGGCGTCTCGACGGCGGACTACGTCGAGCTGCGTTGCCGCAGTGCCTTCAGCTTTCTGACCGGGGCGTCGTTGCCCGAAGACCTCGTCGCACGGGCGGCGGCGTTGGGCTACGGGACGCTGGCGCTCGGCGACCGTGACGGCGTCTACGGCGCACCGCGCTTGCACAAAGCCGCACAGGCAGCCGGCCTGCGCGCCCTGGTGGGGACGGAGGTGGTGCTGGCGGAGAATCCGCGCAACCGCGCGGACGCTGGCGACGTCAGGGACCGAAACGACCCCCCGACCGTCGACAACCCGACCGCCTGCCCCCTGTATCTTCTCGCCGCCACCCGTGCCGGGTACCGGAATCTCTGCCGACTCGTCACGCAGATGAAGCTGCGGGCGGCGAAGGGACAGGGCACCGTCGTCCGGACCGATCTCGAGGAGCATGCGGAGGGCCTGATTTGTCTGCTTCGCCCCGCTTTCGGCATCGCGTCCGCCCATGGGGCGGTTGAGCGGTTGGGTTTCTATCGAGAGGCGGCGGTCAGGCTGTCAGGCCGTTACGCCGTCAAGGATGAAACCCCGACGGCCGACCGCCCGGCACCTGACATTCTGCTCTACCTGAAGTCCATCTTCCCCGGCCGTCTCTATATCGACCTGCAACGTCATCTCGATGCGGACGAGGAGCGGCTCAACCGGGCGTCGATTGCGCTCGCCCGGCAGCAGCGCCTGCCGCTGGTTGCCACCAACGACGTGCGGCACGCGCTGCCGGCGGGGCGGGCCCTGCTCGACGTGCTCACCTGCATCCGCGCCAGGACGACCCTCGACACGGCCGGCCGCCGGCTGTTGCGCAACGCCGAGCGACACCTGAAGGCGCCCGCGGAAATGGCGGCGCTCTTCCGCGACCTGCCCGAGGCCGTACGCAACACTCGCCATATCGCCGAGCAGTGCGAGTTCACCCTTGCCGACCTCGGGTACCGCTTTCCGGACTATCCGTTGCCGCCGGGCGAGACGCCGATCGGCCACCTGCGCACCCTCACCTATGCCGGGGCCCGTGACCGCTACGGCACGCTCGCGCCGCGGGTACGCCGGCAGCTCGAGCACGAACTCGCCGTCATCGGCAAGCTCGATCTTGCCGGCTACTTCCTCATCGTCTGGGACATTGTCCGTTTCTGCCGCGAGCAGGGCATCCTCGCGCAGGGCCGCGGCTCGGCCGCCAACTCGGCAGTGTGTTATGCCCTCGGCATCACCGCCGTCGACGCGGTCGGCATGGACCTGCTCTTCGAGCGGTTCCTGTCCGAAGAGCGCGGCGAATGGCCCGACATCGACATCGATCTGCCGAGCGGCGACCGGCGCGAGCGTGTCATTCAGTACGTCTACCGGCGCTACGGCGAGCGCGGCGCGGCCATGACCGCCAACGTCATCACCTACCGCACGCGCAGCGCCGTGCGCGAGGTCGGCAAAGCGCTCGGCTTCACGCTGGCACAGGTGGACAAGCTCGCCAGGCTCCTCAACCGTTTCGAGTTGCCCGATTCGAGCGACGCGCTGGCGGAGCAACTGCAGGCCGGCGGCGTCGATCCGACGGCGCCGCGAGTCGGTTTGCTCGTCGACATGGTGCAACGGATCCAGCACCTGCCACGCCATCTCGGCCAGCACTCCGGCGGCATGGTCATCGCCGCCGGGCGACTCGACACGATCGTACCGCTCGAACCGGCGGCGATGCCCGGACGCGTCGTCGTGCAGTGGGACAAGGACGATTGCGCCGACCTCGGCATCATCAAGGTGGACCTGCTCGGACTCGGCATGATGGCAGTGCTGGAGGAGACGATTCCGACGATCCGCGAGCACGAAGGCGTCGGCATCGATCTCGCGCACCTGCCCCCCGACGACCCGAAGACCTACGCCATGCTGAGGGCGGCCGATACCATCGGCGTGTTTCAGGTGGAGAGTCGGGCACAGATGGCGACGTTGCCGCGCCTGCGTCCCGGCCGCTTCTACGACCTCGTCGTCGAGGTGGCGCTGATTCGGCCGGGGCCGATCGTCGGGCAGATGGTGCACCCGTACCTCGATCGCCGCAACGGCCGCGCCCCGGTGACTTACGCGCACCCCGATCTCGAACCGATCCTGAAGCGAACGCTCGGCGTGCCGCTCTTTCAGGAGCAGCTCCTGCGCATGGCGATGGTGCTCGCCGGGTTTACCGGCGGGGAGGCCGAGGAGCTGCGGCGAGCGATGGGGTTCAAGCGCTCGGTGGCGCGCATGCAGGCCATCGAGCACAAGCTGCGCGCCGGCATGGCGGCGCGCGGCATCGCCGGCGACGTGCAGGACGCGGTCGTGCGCAGCATCACTTCGTTCGCGCTCTACGGCTTTCCGGAGTCGCACGCAGCGAGCTTTGCGTTGCTGGCATACGCCTCGGCATACCTGCGAGCGCATCATCTCGCGGCGTTCACCTGCGCCATGCTCAACAACTGGCCGCTCGGTTTCTACCACCCGGCAACGCTGGTGAAAGACGCGCAACGCCACGGCCTGCGCGTGTTGCCGGTGGACGTGATGCGCTCCGGCGTGCGGTGCACGCTGGAGCGCGGGGACAGGACGTCAGGCGGTTACGCCGTCAAGGAATCTCCCCTGACAGCTACTCCCCCGACCGACACCCTGTCCCTCCGCCTCGGCCTCCGCTACGTCGCGGGCCTGCGGGCGGCGGCGGCCGAGCGTATCGAGGCGGAGCGAGCACGGCGTCGATTCGCGTCGGTCGACGATGTCGTGGTGCGCTGCGGTCTGCGCGACGACGAGGCGCGCACGCTGGCGCACATCGGCGCCCTCGCCGCCTTCGGCCTGACCCGACGCGAAGCGCTGTGGCAGGTGGCGGGTGTGGACCGGGAACCGTTGTGGCAGAGCGTTGAGGCGTCGGGTCGTTACGCCGTTAAGGATCACGACGACGAAAGACACACGCCGTACGAGGGGAATGCTCCGGCAGGGCATCGATCCAATCCCGCCCCGCTCCCGGAAATGTCGCTCCTCGAACGGACTCTGGCCGATTACCGGGGCACCGGGATAACCGTCGGGCCGCATCTCGTGAAACACCTGCGCCCCGAACTTACCGCCCGCGGTGCCGTGCGGGCGTGCGACCTGCCCCGGATTCGCGACGGTCGCTGGACAAAAATCGCCGGCCTGGTGATCGTACGGCAGCGACCGGGCAGCGCGAAGGGATTCTGCTTCCTTACCCTCGAAGACGAAACCGGCACCTGCAACGCTGTCGTGACCCCCGACATGTTCCGCCGCCATCGCACCCTCCTGCACACCGCGACGCTGCTCCTCGTCGAAGGGCCGGTGGAAAAGGTGGTGGCATCCCGGGGCCCGGATTCGGAGGCCGAAGTCCCCGGCTCGGATTTGAAACGCCGCCGGCGTCCACAGGTCGACAAGCCGACCAGCCGGAGGTCCCCGGTCGTCAGCCAGCCGTCGTCAGCCGTCAGCGACCCATCCGGGACGCCGAGCGACGAACGACAGACGCCCGTCATCCATGTCCGTGCCCGCCGTCTGGAGGCGCTCTCCTTGCCGCAACAGCAGGTCGGCCTCACCGGCCGCGGCTACCGCATGCAGGTTAAGCCCGACGACGACGAACCACCACCGACGCCGAAGTCACACGATTTCCGGTAA
- a CDS encoding alpha/beta hydrolase, protein MQRLIDAWFDLDRPRPRLYRARTRDGWLLALYRYEPRGTAHRTPVILCHGMSSNRWDMDGPGRVSIARYLARRGYDAWVIELRGAGRSTRPSLLNGKRYDWTFEDYVQHDAPAALQKVLHETGARQVHWVGHSMGGMIAYALLMTPAQGKIASAVTLGSPTMSDVGHPLIDFGLPYRWLLGWLPDRVPLGTLARFGAPFAAMLNELWSASIAELGWYPGNADVKLLRTLMLTAVDDLPASLLREFAQWYETKHMSDRYAMFDFTDHLERISTPLLIVAGSKDGLTPARDLERVYRRVGARHKRFCIVGKQYGFAHDYSHADLVLGLHAPDDVYPVVLDWLESCRQAPAQEPAKPRRARVTRLRPAAARRGSVAWRRSMLSLALLLRARVPVVTGNRVTSASVVVRRRRA, encoded by the coding sequence ATGCAACGCCTTATCGACGCCTGGTTCGATCTCGACCGTCCCCGCCCGCGCCTGTATCGGGCCCGCACGCGCGACGGCTGGTTGCTGGCCCTCTACAGGTACGAGCCGCGCGGCACGGCGCACCGCACGCCCGTCATCCTCTGCCACGGCATGTCCTCGAATCGCTGGGACATGGACGGCCCGGGCCGAGTGTCGATCGCTCGCTATCTCGCGCGTCGCGGCTACGACGCCTGGGTAATCGAATTGCGCGGCGCCGGTCGGTCGACGCGCCCGTCGCTGCTCAACGGCAAACGCTACGACTGGACTTTCGAAGACTACGTCCAGCACGACGCTCCCGCCGCCCTCCAGAAAGTGCTGCACGAAACGGGTGCCAGGCAGGTGCACTGGGTCGGACACTCGATGGGCGGCATGATCGCCTACGCACTCCTGATGACACCGGCGCAGGGCAAGATCGCCAGCGCCGTCACGCTCGGCTCGCCGACGATGAGCGACGTCGGCCATCCGCTGATCGACTTCGGACTGCCCTACCGCTGGCTCCTCGGCTGGCTGCCCGACCGGGTTCCCCTCGGGACCCTGGCCCGCTTCGGAGCGCCGTTTGCCGCCATGCTCAACGAGCTCTGGAGCGCCAGCATCGCCGAACTCGGCTGGTATCCGGGCAACGCCGACGTGAAGTTGCTCCGCACCTTGATGCTCACTGCCGTCGACGACCTGCCGGCTTCCCTGCTGCGCGAGTTTGCCCAATGGTACGAGACCAAACACATGAGCGACCGCTACGCGATGTTCGACTTCACCGATCACCTGGAACGTATCTCGACGCCGCTGCTGATCGTCGCCGGAAGCAAGGACGGTCTGACGCCGGCGCGCGACCTGGAACGGGTCTACCGGCGAGTTGGCGCTCGACACAAACGGTTCTGCATCGTCGGTAAGCAGTACGGGTTCGCTCACGACTACAGTCACGCCGACCTCGTGCTCGGTCTGCACGCCCCCGACGACGTCTACCCCGTCGTTCTCGACTGGCTGGAGTCCTGCCGGCAGGCCCCGGCGCAGGAGCCGGCAAAGCCGCGGCGCGCCCGTGTAACGCGCCTGCGCCCGGCGGCGGCGCGGCGCGGCAGCGTGGCCTGGCGCCGGTCGATGCTCTCGCTGGCGCTCCTCCTTCGCGCCCGGGTGCCCGTCGTTACCGGAAATCGTGTGACTTCGGCGTCGGTGGTGGTTCGTCGTCGTCGGGCTTAA
- a CDS encoding DUF981 domain-containing protein has protein sequence MILYNTLIGVTAGAALVLVPILGAKLRRGHRVEPEGWALSFGVLGIILTFLSGMMTVTWPLHAKPQVNIIFGEPTLFLGVLLLAAALFMWTHPEAFRDRSDVALDRLTGVLRPVSWLVFSLGLILLACTVAVFRFSAIGAAPAQEPISGIFHDYPWVENTLVGSLYALSAVGPLLAPVAVRDLGSPVARMGGWCLVVSGVAILLYSALNYYTHIGLLVNAG, from the coding sequence ATGATCCTTTACAACACGTTGATCGGTGTCACCGCCGGGGCCGCGCTGGTTCTGGTTCCGATTCTGGGCGCTAAGTTGCGCCGAGGCCACCGTGTCGAGCCGGAAGGGTGGGCTCTTTCGTTCGGAGTGCTGGGCATAATCCTTACCTTCCTGAGTGGTATGATGACGGTGACGTGGCCGCTCCACGCCAAGCCTCAAGTCAATATCATCTTCGGGGAGCCGACGCTGTTCCTCGGTGTCTTGCTGCTGGCGGCCGCGTTGTTCATGTGGACCCATCCGGAGGCGTTTCGGGATCGGAGCGACGTGGCTCTCGACCGCCTGACCGGTGTGCTGCGGCCGGTGTCGTGGCTCGTCTTTTCGCTCGGTCTGATCCTCCTGGCCTGCACGGTGGCGGTGTTCCGGTTCTCGGCGATTGGCGCGGCACCGGCGCAGGAACCGATCAGCGGCATCTTTCACGACTATCCGTGGGTGGAGAATACGCTGGTTGGCTCGCTCTACGCGCTGAGCGCGGTGGGTCCCCTGCTGGCGCCGGTGGCAGTTCGCGATCTGGGCAGCCCGGTGGCGCGGATGGGGGGTTGGTGTCTTGTCGTGAGCGGCGTCGCGATTCTGCTGTACAGTGCGCTGAACTACTACACACATATCGGTCTGCTCGTGAACGCCGGGTAG